The Mesorhizobium loti DNA segment TAGACGCAGATGTCGGAGGCGATCTGCATCGCCTTGCGGGCGATCTCCTCGGCGTCCTTGTCGGTGTCCATCAGCGCGCGCGCAGCCGCCAGTGCGTAATTGCCGCCCGAACCGATGGCCATGACACCATGTTCGGGTTCGAGCACGTCGCCGGTGCCGGTCAGCGCCAGCGAGACCGACTTGTCGGCCACCAGCATCATCGCCTCCAGCCGGCGCAGATAGCGGTCGGTGCGCCAGTCCTTGGCCAACTCGACGCAGGCGCGCGTCAGCTGGTCGGGATATTGTTCGAGCTTGGCTTCCAGCCGCTCCAGCAGCGTGAAGGCGTCGGCGGTGGCGCCGGCGAAACCGGCAATCACATTACCGCCCTTGCCGATGCGGCGAACCTTGCGGGCATTGCCCTTCATGATGGTCTGGCCAAGGCTGACCTGGCCGTCGCCGGCGATCACCACCTTGTTGCCCTTGCGCACCGTCACGATGGTCGTGGCGTGCATGGTCAGATTATCAGACATTTATTGGCTCCGATTCGCGCGATCCCAAAAGGCGATTGGCGCGGTACGAGTGATTTTATCGGCCATATGTATGCATGGGACCCATGATTGCAAATCGCCTCTCCGGCAAGGCCGATACCTCTGTGCGAGGCAACTGGCAATCGCCGGATCATGCTGATAGAAGGCATTCGTTTTCAAGCCCGCGAGCGCTTGAAGCCTGTGAACCGGTCACCATGTGAACCGCTGGGACAAGGATAGAGTGATGGCGCCCCGATCCGCCGAAGCCAGCCGCAAGACCAAGGAAACCGACATCTCGGTGTCGGTCCATGTCGACGGCTCGGGCAAATCCGATATCGCCACGGGCGTCGGCTTCTTCGACCATATGCTGGACCAGCTTTCGCGCCACTCGCTGATCGACATGACGGTCAGGGCCAAGGGCGACCTGCACATAGACGACCATCACACGGTCGAGGACACCGGCATCGCGCTTGGCCAGGCCTTGACCAAGGCGCTGGGCGAACGGCGCGGCATCATGCGCTATGCCTCGATCGACCTTGCCATGGACGAGACGCTGACGCGCGCGGCGATCGACGTGTCCGGCCGGCCTTTCCTGGTCTGGAACGTGTCCTTTTCGTCGCCCAAGATCGGCACTTTCGACACCGAACTGGTGCGGGAATTCTTCCAGGCGCTGGCCCAGAATGCCGGCATCACGCTGCATGTCACCAACCATTATGGCGCTAACAACCACCACATCGCCGAAACCTGTTTCAAGGCGGTGGCGCGCGCGCTGCGCGCGGCACTCGAGCCCGACCCGCGCCAGCCGGACGCGGTTCCCTCCACCAAGGGATCGTTGAAGGGATAGGCCATGGCCATTTATGTCGTGATGGAACCGCCCGGCCGCAGTGAGAAGGTCGACACAACGGCCTTTATCCGTGACGGCTTCACCTGGCTCGGCCTGCTGGTGCCGCCGCTGTGGCTCGCCTGGCACCGGCTGTGGATCGAAGCAGGACTTGCTTTCATCGTCATGAGCCTGCTCTCGATGGCTGGCCAGGAACTTGGCCTCGGACTGGCCAGTTCGTTGCTGTCGCTGCTGGTATCGCTCTATGTCGGCCTCGAAGGGCAGGGGTTGCGTATCGCGGCGCTGCGCCGGCGCGGCTGGCATGAATGGGGCGTGGTTCAGGCCGGCAGGCTCGACGATGCCGACATCCGCTATGCGCTGGAGGTCGAGGGGCATGCCGAGGAGACCACTCCCGCGCCGCGCATCGTTCCGGATGCTGCCCTGGCGCGCCCGGCGCAGCCGGGCATGGCGCTGGGCCTGACCCACATACCGGGACGGCGCTGACATGCGGGTAGCAATCATCGACTACGGCTCGGGCAATCTGCGCTCGGCCACCAAGGCCTTTGAGCGCGCCGCGCGCGAAGCCGGCATATCGGCCGAAATCGACCTGACGGCGGATGCCGACCGGGTGCGCAGCGCCGACCGCATCGTCCTGCCGGGCGTCGGCGCCTATGCCGACTGCGCGGCAGGCCTGCGCGCCGTCGACGGCATGTGGGAAGCGGTCGAGGATGTCGCCATCGCCAAGGGCCGGCCCTTCCTTGGCATCTGCGTCGGCATGCAGCTGATGTCGCAGCGCGGCCTGGAAAAGACCGTCACCCATGGCTTTGGCTGGATCTCGGGCGACGTCAAGGAGATCACGCCGGCCGATCCGGCGCTGAAGATCCCGCAGATCGGCTGGAACACGATCGAGCTCAGGCGCCAGCATCCGCTGTTTGCCGGCATCCCGACCGGACCAGCGGGGCTGCACGCCTATTTCGTCCATTCCTACCATCTCGATGCACGCAAGGCGGACGAGGTTCTGGCAGTCGCCGACTATGGTGGCCCGGTGACGGCGACCGTCGCCCGCGACAATCTCGTCGGCACGCAGTTCCATCCCGAAAAGAGCCAGGCGCTGGGGCTGGCGCTGATCACCAATTTCCTCCGTTGGAGGCCATAGACCATGATCCCGAAAAGTGGACACCGGTTTTCGTTGAGGGCGCCTGAATCGTGATCCTTTTCCCTGCCATCGACCTCAAGGACGGCCAATGCGTGCGCCTGAAGCACGGCGATATGGCGACCGCGACCATCTACAATGATGATCCCGCCGCGCAGGCAAAGGCCTTCGAGGATCAGGGCTTCGAATGGCTGCACGTCGTCGACCTCAACGGCGCCTTCCAGGGCCAGAGCGTCAACAGCGCGGCGGTCGGCGCCATCCTCAAGGCGACGAAGAACCCGGTGCAGCTCGGCGGCGGCATCCGCACGCTGGCGCAGATCGAGGACTGGCTCGACCGCGGCCTCGCCCGTGTCATCCTCGGCACGGTGGCGGTGCGCGATCCCGAGCTGGTCAGGCAGGCCTGCAAGGCTTTTCCAGGCAAGGTGGCCGTCGGCATCGACGCTAAGGGCGGCAAGGTGGCGGTCGAGGGTTGGGCTGAGGCGTCGAGCCTCGGCGTCATCGAACTGGCGAGGAAATTCGAGGGCGCCGGCGTCGCCGCCATCATCTACACCGACATCGATCGCGACGGCGTGCTGACCGGCA contains these protein-coding regions:
- a CDS encoding ATP-dependent protease peptidase subunit → MSDNLTMHATTIVTVRKGNKVVIAGDGQVSLGQTIMKGNARKVRRIGKGGNVIAGFAGATADAFTLLERLEAKLEQYPDQLTRACVELAKDWRTDRYLRRLEAMMLVADKSVSLALTGTGDVLEPEHGVMAIGSGGNYALAAARALMDTDKDAEEIARKAMQIASDICVYTNNNFVIETLDAA
- a CDS encoding imidazoleglycerol-phosphate dehydratase, producing MAPRSAEASRKTKETDISVSVHVDGSGKSDIATGVGFFDHMLDQLSRHSLIDMTVRAKGDLHIDDHHTVEDTGIALGQALTKALGERRGIMRYASIDLAMDETLTRAAIDVSGRPFLVWNVSFSSPKIGTFDTELVREFFQALAQNAGITLHVTNHYGANNHHIAETCFKAVARALRAALEPDPRQPDAVPSTKGSLKG
- a CDS encoding imidazole glycerol phosphate synthase subunit HisH, translated to MRVAIIDYGSGNLRSATKAFERAAREAGISAEIDLTADADRVRSADRIVLPGVGAYADCAAGLRAVDGMWEAVEDVAIAKGRPFLGICVGMQLMSQRGLEKTVTHGFGWISGDVKEITPADPALKIPQIGWNTIELRRQHPLFAGIPTGPAGLHAYFVHSYHLDARKADEVLAVADYGGPVTATVARDNLVGTQFHPEKSQALGLALITNFLRWRP
- a CDS encoding phosphoribosylformimino-5-aminoimidazolecarboxamide ribotide isomerase — its product is MILFPAIDLKDGQCVRLKHGDMATATIYNDDPAAQAKAFEDQGFEWLHVVDLNGAFQGQSVNSAAVGAILKATKNPVQLGGGIRTLAQIEDWLDRGLARVILGTVAVRDPELVRQACKAFPGKVAVGIDAKGGKVAVEGWAEASSLGVIELARKFEGAGVAAIIYTDIDRDGVLTGINWDSTIGLADAVSIPVIASGGLASIADIVRMTMPDAQKLEGAISGRALYDGRIDPAEALAILRGRSAAEAKS